The Halomonas sp. HAL1 genome segment GCCGCCGGGAGGCCCAAATCTTGAGCTTCCCGGTTTATTTCCACCACCGCCGCCACTGATGAGCCAACCACTGCACTGGGTGATGCCAGAAGCAATGCCAGCCAGTGCCGGTTTGCGATGAGCTGCCTGGAATGGGGCGTGGTACAGGGCGGTTTAGAAAGTGGCGAATGGGGTCGACCTGTGCAGATTGATCCAACATGGGGGCGTGGCCGCAGTTAGGTACGGTCAGGGTGACAAGCGTAGGCTGTGCTTCAGCCATGCGGGGCAGCGTTTCGGCATCTAACAGGGTTGATTCTTCGCCGCGAATAACCATCACCGGGCAGCGGATACTCGCCCAGTCGGCCCAGGTGTCGCGCGGTGTGTCGTGTACAAACTGCTCGCCAATGCGTGGGTCAAAGTGATATGTCCAGCTACCGTCTGGCAACCGACGGGCACTGTTAAGCGCTAGTTCACGCCAAGCGGACTCCTTAGTGATGCCGAAACTTGCGTAGTGCTGAATGAGTTCTTGATGGAGCTCGCTAAAGCTAGAGAAACGGTGGGTAACGCCAAAGTAGCTGGAAAGGGCAATTAGCCCCTGTTTGTTCAGTTCAGGCCCTACATCGTTCAGGATTAGCCGAGAAATACGTGCGCTGTGGTCTGAATCAGCAGCGATCAGCATGCCTAACAGGCCACCCATCGATGTGCCCAGCCAATCAACGTGATCAAGTTTAAAGTGATCTAATAGAGCGATGGCGACCGTCACGTAATGGCTATAAAGGTAGTCGTGAGCCGGAAATAATGACCAACTCGATAACCCGCGGCCGGGTGTATCGGGTGCAAGAATACGCCATTCGCTGCCCAGTTCACGCGCCAGTGCACTAAAGTCGCCGCCGTGGCGAGCAAGACCATGCCAGGCGATAAGCGTGCGGGGGGCGGAAGGGTTCCAAATGCGTACGGC includes the following:
- a CDS encoding alpha/beta fold hydrolase, with the translated sequence MDTLEFVRVRELEVAVRIWNPSAPRTLIAWHGLARHGGDFSALARELGSEWRILAPDTPGRGLSSWSLFPAHDYLYSHYVTVAIALLDHFKLDHVDWLGTSMGGLLGMLIAADSDHSARISRLILNDVGPELNKQGLIALSSYFGVTHRFSSFSELHQELIQHYASFGITKESAWRELALNSARRLPDGSWTYHFDPRIGEQFVHDTPRDTWADWASIRCPVMVIRGEESTLLDAETLPRMAEAQPTLVTLTVPNCGHAPMLDQSAQVDPIRHFLNRPVPRPIPGSSSQTGTGWHCFWHHPVQWLAHQWRRWWK